Proteins encoded by one window of Cannabis sativa cultivar Pink pepper isolate KNU-18-1 chromosome 4, ASM2916894v1, whole genome shotgun sequence:
- the LOC115715034 gene encoding AP2-like ethylene-responsive transcription factor AIL6 isoform X2: MAPGTNNWLSFSLSPLEMLRSSDNNQSPFMAYDTSSTASPQYLLDSFYTNAWSNQKSQVFFPDGEDHQGKHNGHSASIAESPVLTSFIDPRTQNHHPVPKLEDFLGDSSSLVRYSDSQTETQDSSLTQIYDHSSAYFNDQHQDLKAVTAFQAFSTNSGSEVDDSASIPRAQLSCSEFTGTHSIESSGNELAFSSCPTGSLSLAVATQTSEKAIVPAATDSTKKISDTFGQRTSIYRGVTRHRWTGRYEAHLWDNSCRREGQARKGRQVYLGGYDKEEKAARAYDLAALKYWGATATTNFPVSNYSKELEEMKHVTKQEFIASLRRKSSGFSRGASIYRGVTRHHQQGRWQARIGRVAGNKDLYLGTFATEEEAAEAYDIAAIKFRGINAVTNFEMNRYDVEAIAKSALPVGGAAKRLKLSLEAEEKPSINHHDHQNHCNNTGGSSNSNNISFSAMQPASTIPCGIPFDAATAAIYHQNLFHHYQSNYLGNSDTTAGSSPAMGGMIPQPAEFFIWPHQTY, translated from the exons ATGGCTCCGGGGACGAATAACTGGCTTTCGTTTTCTCTTTCTCCATTGGAAATGTTGAGGTCCTCTGATAATAATCAGTCTCCATTCATGGCTTATGATACTTCCTCTACTGCTTCTCCGCAATATTTACTCGATAGTTTCTACACTAATG CCTGGTCGAACCAGAAATCCCAAGTGTTTTTTCCAGATGGTGAAGATCATCAAGGCAAGCATAATGGCCATTCTGCAAGCATTGCTGAATCACCGGTTCTGACCAGCTTCATAGATCCACGTACCCAAAACCACCATCCAGTTCCAAAACTCGAAGACTTTCTTGGAGACTCATCGTCTTTGGTTCGGTACTCCGATAGCCAAACAGAGACCCAGGACTCGTCCCTCACCCAAATCTACGACCACAGCTCGGCCTATTTCAACGATCAACATCAAGATCTTAAAGCCGTTACTGCATTTCAAGCATTCTCTACTAACTCGGGCTCTGAAGTAGACgactcagcctcaatcccaagAGCTCAGCTGAGTTGCAGCGAGTTCACGGGTACTCATTCTATTGAGTCCTCCGGAAACGAGTTGGCCTTCTCAAGCTGTCCTACCGGTTCTTTATCTCTTGCTGTTGCTACTCAGACCTCTGAGAAGGCCATTGTTCCCGCTGCTACTGATTCTACAAAAAAGATTTCTGATACGTTTGGCCAGCGAACATCAATTTACAGAGGTGTCACAAG ACATAGGTGGACGGGTAGATATGAAGCGCATCTATGGGATAACAGCTGTAGAAGAGAGGGTCAGGCCAGGAAAGGTCGTCAAG TATATTTGG GTGGCTATGACAAGGAAGAAAAAGCTGCCAGGGCTTACGATTTGGCTGCTTTAAAATACTGGGGCGCTACAGCTACTACCAACTTTCCT GTTTCGAACTACAGTAAGGAGTTGGAAGAAATGAAACACGTGACCAAGCAAGAATTTATTGCATCCCTCAGAAg AAAAAGTAGTGGTTTCTCAAGGGGTGCTTCAATATACCGGGGTGTAACAAG ACATCATCAGCAAGGTCGATGGCAAGCAAGAATCGGCCGTGTTGCCGGAAACAAAGATCTATATCTTGGAACCTTTG CCACTGAAGAGGAAGCAGCTGAGGCATATGACATTGCAGCTATAAAGTTCAGAGGTATAAATGCAGTGACCAACTTTGAGATGAATCGATATGATGTTGAAGCAATTGCGAAAAGTGCTCTTCCAGTGGGCGGGGCAGCTAAGCGCTTAAAGCTCTCCCTTGAAGCCGAAGAGAAACCAAGTATTAACCATCATGACCATCAAAATCATTGCAACAATACCGGCGGCAGCAGCAACAGCAATAACATCAGCTTTTCGGCTATGCAGCCGGCTTCAACAATCCCATGTGGAATCCCGTTTGACGCTGCAACTGCAGCTATTTATCATCAGAATCTCTTCCATCACTATCAATCTAATTACTTGGGAAACTCTGATACTACTGCGGGTTCAAGCCCTGCCATGGGGGGAATGATTCCTCAGCCTGCTGAGTTCTTTATATGGCCTCACCAGACTTATTGA
- the LOC115715034 gene encoding AP2-like ethylene-responsive transcription factor AIL6 isoform X1 — MSLTSMKCFFFYSFFFFIFVGSKYTSLGRLFVKLSYDYFSCMCESMHSCIWDFAWSNQKSQVFFPDGEDHQGKHNGHSASIAESPVLTSFIDPRTQNHHPVPKLEDFLGDSSSLVRYSDSQTETQDSSLTQIYDHSSAYFNDQHQDLKAVTAFQAFSTNSGSEVDDSASIPRAQLSCSEFTGTHSIESSGNELAFSSCPTGSLSLAVATQTSEKAIVPAATDSTKKISDTFGQRTSIYRGVTRHRWTGRYEAHLWDNSCRREGQARKGRQVYLGGYDKEEKAARAYDLAALKYWGATATTNFPVSNYSKELEEMKHVTKQEFIASLRRKSSGFSRGASIYRGVTRHHQQGRWQARIGRVAGNKDLYLGTFATEEEAAEAYDIAAIKFRGINAVTNFEMNRYDVEAIAKSALPVGGAAKRLKLSLEAEEKPSINHHDHQNHCNNTGGSSNSNNISFSAMQPASTIPCGIPFDAATAAIYHQNLFHHYQSNYLGNSDTTAGSSPAMGGMIPQPAEFFIWPHQTY; from the exons ATGTCACTGACCAGCATGAAATGTTTCttcttttattcattttttttttttattttcgtgGGTAGTAAATACACAAGTTTGGGAAGATTATTTGTGAAACTTTCGTATGATTACTTCAGCTGCATGTGCGAGTCTATGCACAGTTGCATTTGGGACTTTG CCTGGTCGAACCAGAAATCCCAAGTGTTTTTTCCAGATGGTGAAGATCATCAAGGCAAGCATAATGGCCATTCTGCAAGCATTGCTGAATCACCGGTTCTGACCAGCTTCATAGATCCACGTACCCAAAACCACCATCCAGTTCCAAAACTCGAAGACTTTCTTGGAGACTCATCGTCTTTGGTTCGGTACTCCGATAGCCAAACAGAGACCCAGGACTCGTCCCTCACCCAAATCTACGACCACAGCTCGGCCTATTTCAACGATCAACATCAAGATCTTAAAGCCGTTACTGCATTTCAAGCATTCTCTACTAACTCGGGCTCTGAAGTAGACgactcagcctcaatcccaagAGCTCAGCTGAGTTGCAGCGAGTTCACGGGTACTCATTCTATTGAGTCCTCCGGAAACGAGTTGGCCTTCTCAAGCTGTCCTACCGGTTCTTTATCTCTTGCTGTTGCTACTCAGACCTCTGAGAAGGCCATTGTTCCCGCTGCTACTGATTCTACAAAAAAGATTTCTGATACGTTTGGCCAGCGAACATCAATTTACAGAGGTGTCACAAG ACATAGGTGGACGGGTAGATATGAAGCGCATCTATGGGATAACAGCTGTAGAAGAGAGGGTCAGGCCAGGAAAGGTCGTCAAG TATATTTGG GTGGCTATGACAAGGAAGAAAAAGCTGCCAGGGCTTACGATTTGGCTGCTTTAAAATACTGGGGCGCTACAGCTACTACCAACTTTCCT GTTTCGAACTACAGTAAGGAGTTGGAAGAAATGAAACACGTGACCAAGCAAGAATTTATTGCATCCCTCAGAAg AAAAAGTAGTGGTTTCTCAAGGGGTGCTTCAATATACCGGGGTGTAACAAG ACATCATCAGCAAGGTCGATGGCAAGCAAGAATCGGCCGTGTTGCCGGAAACAAAGATCTATATCTTGGAACCTTTG CCACTGAAGAGGAAGCAGCTGAGGCATATGACATTGCAGCTATAAAGTTCAGAGGTATAAATGCAGTGACCAACTTTGAGATGAATCGATATGATGTTGAAGCAATTGCGAAAAGTGCTCTTCCAGTGGGCGGGGCAGCTAAGCGCTTAAAGCTCTCCCTTGAAGCCGAAGAGAAACCAAGTATTAACCATCATGACCATCAAAATCATTGCAACAATACCGGCGGCAGCAGCAACAGCAATAACATCAGCTTTTCGGCTATGCAGCCGGCTTCAACAATCCCATGTGGAATCCCGTTTGACGCTGCAACTGCAGCTATTTATCATCAGAATCTCTTCCATCACTATCAATCTAATTACTTGGGAAACTCTGATACTACTGCGGGTTCAAGCCCTGCCATGGGGGGAATGATTCCTCAGCCTGCTGAGTTCTTTATATGGCCTCACCAGACTTATTGA
- the LOC115715035 gene encoding uncharacterized protein LOC115715035: MATELTVQLVFFLMTLGMFFVILKYPKQALTKFRTKNRTTVQSGRHLAQATNLLDRARSIPHKAQSQAHAKNALAEAEKAISLSPRDPSAHIIKAMASDLMDRRSSALRSLDLALSPPCVKSLSGRARRDALIKRAELNCATNRRRRIDSAVEDLVEAIRLCNGDADAESRALCLLGQCYEWKGLKESAWETYEKAIRIEPGLVMARQGLERLSS; the protein is encoded by the coding sequence ATGGCCACTGAATTGACCGTACAACTGGTCTTCTTCCTCATGACCTTAGGGATGTTCTTTGTTATACTGAAATATCCAAAACAAGCCTTAACCAAGTTCCGTACCAAAAACAGAACAACGGTTCAGTCCGGCCGCCACTTAGCTCAAGCAACGAACCTATTGGATCGAGCCCGATCCATTCCCCACAAGGCCCAATCCCAGGCCCACGCGAAGAACGCCCTGGCCGAAGCAGAGAAAGCCATCTCTCTTTCCCCGAGAGACCCCTCCGCTCATATCATCAAAGCCATGGCTTCGGATCTCATGGACCGCAGAAGCTCGGCTCTGCGATCTCTTGATCTGGCCCTGTCTCCTCCGTGCGTCAAGTCCCTCTCCGGAAGGGCGCGTCGGGACGCGCTGATCAAGCGAGCCGAGCTTAATTGCGCCACAAACCGGAGGCGTCGTATCGACTCGGCAGTCGAGGACCTGGTCGAGGCAATCCGGTTGTGCAATGGCGACGCCGACGCGGAGTCGAGGGCTTTGTGTTTATTGGGTCAATGTTACGAGTGGAAAGGACTAAAGGAAAGTGCTTGGGAGACTTATGAAAAGGCAATAAGAATCGAACCAGGTTTGGTTATGGCTCGTCAAGGGTTGGAAAGATTGAGTTCGTAG
- the LOC115712482 gene encoding receptor-like cytosolic serine/threonine-protein kinase RBK1 isoform X2, with amino-acid sequence MVLESEGKRLGLFGKKEEEEVEEDEQEDEEASPRGVLEIPILGRADSDDHSSSSSDKTTSPLSSSSSSSSTTSQWRSVFYTLKKKSMRRFSTMPLLVASYEMSKKGRKLARIRSADDAVSDPFDIPIAKPSWRNFDQSELAAATANFSPENMIGKGGQAEVYKGCLPDGQLVAVKRLTKKEKENEERIGDFLSELGIIAHIDHPNAAKLLGFGVDGGFHLVLQFSPHGSLASLLFGLECLEWKIRFKVAVGVAQGLQYLHQGCQRRIIHRDIKASNILLTQDYEAQISDFGLAKWLPEKWTHHIVFPIEGTFGYLAPEYFMHGIVDEKTDVFAYGVLLLELITGRRAVDSSQQSLVIWAKPMLDTNNVRDLADPRLGNEFDSIEMKQIMLTASMCIHHQSSKRPYMNQVVKILKGEDGHVDLKPKTTSGAVRSVMLDACDVEDYTCSTYLNDLNRHRQLVME; translated from the exons ATGGTTTTGGAATCAGAGGGGAAAAGGTTAGGACTTTttggaaaaaaagaagaagaagaagttgaaGAGGATGAACAAGAAGACGAAGAAGCTTCTCCTAGAGGTGTTTTGGAAATCCCTATTTTGGGCAGAGCTGATTCCGACGATCACAGCAGTAGCTCCAGCGACAAAACGACATCACCTTTGTCGTCGTCGTCTTCGTCTTCTTCGACGACGTCTCAGTGGAGAAGCGTTTTCTatacactaaagaagaaatCCATGAGACGATTCTCGACCATGCCGTTGTTGGTAGCGAGCTACGAGATGTCGAAGAAGGGAAGGAAGCTGGCTCGGATTCGCAGCGCGGACGACGCCGTTTCAGACCCCTTTGATATTCCTATTGCCAAGCCCTCGTGGAGGAACTTTGACCAATCTGAGCTGGCGGCTGCCACCGCTAATTTTAGTCCTG AGAACATGATCGGAAAAGGTGGGCAGGCAGAGGTTTACAAAGGGTGCCTTCCTGATGGTCAACTCGTGGCGGTGAAAAGGTTGACCAAAAAAGAGAAGGAAAACGAGGAAAGAATTGGTGATTTCTTATCAGAGCTTGGGATCATTGCCCACATAGACCATCCAAATGCAGCTAAGCTGCTTGGTTTTGGTGTTGATGGCGGTTTTCACTTAGTCCTTCAATTTTCCCCACATGGCAGCTTAGCTTCCCTTCTCTTTG gTTTGGAGTGTTTGGAATGGAAAATAAGATTTAAGGTGGCAGTTGGGGTAGCACAAGGATTGCAATATCTACATCAAGGTTGCCAGAGACGAATTATTCATAGAGACATTAAGGCCTCTAACATACTACTCACTCAAGATTATGAGGCTCAG ATTTCTGATTTTGGACTTGCAAAATGGCTTCCTGAAAAATGGACTCACCATATTGTTTTCCCAATTGAAGGCACATTCGG ATATTTGGCACCAGAATACTTCATGCATGGAATTGTAGATGAGAAGACAGATGTGTTTGCTTATGGAGTTTTACTGCTCGAGCTCATAACTGGTCGTCGAGCAGTTGATTCAAGCCAACAAAGCCTTGTGATCTGG GCAAAGCCTATGCTGGACACAAACAATGTTAGGGATCTTGCAGACCCTAGATTAGGCAATGAATTCGACTCAATTGAAATGAAACAAATAATGCTGACAGCTTCCATGTGCATTCACCATCAATCTTCTAAACGTCCATACATGAATCAG GTAGTTAAGATATTAAAGGGTGAAGATGGACATGTGGATTTGAAGCCAAAAACTACTTCAGGAGCCGTGAGATCAGTGATGTTAGATGCTTGTGATGTGGAAGATTACACTTGTTCAACTTACTTAAATGACCTGAATCGTCATAGACAACTTGTTATGGAGTGA
- the LOC115712482 gene encoding receptor-like cytosolic serine/threonine-protein kinase RBK1 isoform X1: MIMEETGAEDKETPEMVLESEGKRLGLFGKKEEEEVEEDEQEDEEASPRGVLEIPILGRADSDDHSSSSSDKTTSPLSSSSSSSSTTSQWRSVFYTLKKKSMRRFSTMPLLVASYEMSKKGRKLARIRSADDAVSDPFDIPIAKPSWRNFDQSELAAATANFSPENMIGKGGQAEVYKGCLPDGQLVAVKRLTKKEKENEERIGDFLSELGIIAHIDHPNAAKLLGFGVDGGFHLVLQFSPHGSLASLLFGLECLEWKIRFKVAVGVAQGLQYLHQGCQRRIIHRDIKASNILLTQDYEAQISDFGLAKWLPEKWTHHIVFPIEGTFGYLAPEYFMHGIVDEKTDVFAYGVLLLELITGRRAVDSSQQSLVIWAKPMLDTNNVRDLADPRLGNEFDSIEMKQIMLTASMCIHHQSSKRPYMNQVVKILKGEDGHVDLKPKTTSGAVRSVMLDACDVEDYTCSTYLNDLNRHRQLVME, from the exons ATGATAATGGAAg AGACCGGAGCCGAAGACAAAGAAACCCCAGAAATGGTTTTGGAATCAGAGGGGAAAAGGTTAGGACTTTttggaaaaaaagaagaagaagaagttgaaGAGGATGAACAAGAAGACGAAGAAGCTTCTCCTAGAGGTGTTTTGGAAATCCCTATTTTGGGCAGAGCTGATTCCGACGATCACAGCAGTAGCTCCAGCGACAAAACGACATCACCTTTGTCGTCGTCGTCTTCGTCTTCTTCGACGACGTCTCAGTGGAGAAGCGTTTTCTatacactaaagaagaaatCCATGAGACGATTCTCGACCATGCCGTTGTTGGTAGCGAGCTACGAGATGTCGAAGAAGGGAAGGAAGCTGGCTCGGATTCGCAGCGCGGACGACGCCGTTTCAGACCCCTTTGATATTCCTATTGCCAAGCCCTCGTGGAGGAACTTTGACCAATCTGAGCTGGCGGCTGCCACCGCTAATTTTAGTCCTG AGAACATGATCGGAAAAGGTGGGCAGGCAGAGGTTTACAAAGGGTGCCTTCCTGATGGTCAACTCGTGGCGGTGAAAAGGTTGACCAAAAAAGAGAAGGAAAACGAGGAAAGAATTGGTGATTTCTTATCAGAGCTTGGGATCATTGCCCACATAGACCATCCAAATGCAGCTAAGCTGCTTGGTTTTGGTGTTGATGGCGGTTTTCACTTAGTCCTTCAATTTTCCCCACATGGCAGCTTAGCTTCCCTTCTCTTTG gTTTGGAGTGTTTGGAATGGAAAATAAGATTTAAGGTGGCAGTTGGGGTAGCACAAGGATTGCAATATCTACATCAAGGTTGCCAGAGACGAATTATTCATAGAGACATTAAGGCCTCTAACATACTACTCACTCAAGATTATGAGGCTCAG ATTTCTGATTTTGGACTTGCAAAATGGCTTCCTGAAAAATGGACTCACCATATTGTTTTCCCAATTGAAGGCACATTCGG ATATTTGGCACCAGAATACTTCATGCATGGAATTGTAGATGAGAAGACAGATGTGTTTGCTTATGGAGTTTTACTGCTCGAGCTCATAACTGGTCGTCGAGCAGTTGATTCAAGCCAACAAAGCCTTGTGATCTGG GCAAAGCCTATGCTGGACACAAACAATGTTAGGGATCTTGCAGACCCTAGATTAGGCAATGAATTCGACTCAATTGAAATGAAACAAATAATGCTGACAGCTTCCATGTGCATTCACCATCAATCTTCTAAACGTCCATACATGAATCAG GTAGTTAAGATATTAAAGGGTGAAGATGGACATGTGGATTTGAAGCCAAAAACTACTTCAGGAGCCGTGAGATCAGTGATGTTAGATGCTTGTGATGTGGAAGATTACACTTGTTCAACTTACTTAAATGACCTGAATCGTCATAGACAACTTGTTATGGAGTGA